Proteins encoded by one window of Cannabis sativa cultivar Pink pepper isolate KNU-18-1 chromosome 4, ASM2916894v1, whole genome shotgun sequence:
- the LOC115714891 gene encoding probable LRR receptor-like serine/threonine-protein kinase At5g48740 gives MEKKSFWVFFILFSGFWVLALSDIKDGFLSLSCGGTSNYTDSSGVLWIPDSDYISLGNITTIKYNQNNFTTTVSARYFPVFRSRKCYRIPLKNTSSLVLIRAKFVYKNYDGLGKPPSFSVSLGTAIVGTIDLAKNDPQIEEFVWPVSKETLSFCLLGVRRKGAPVISSLEVRPLPQGAYTSGVEDFQHKSLRKNHRINCGYTNGSLRYPFDPYDRIWDSDMNYTPFHVSAGFKIQHSFNVSESLKESPPPAILQTARVLARRDVLTYNLSLDTLGDCYIILYFAGILPVFPSFDVLINGEVVQSNYTVKTSEVSALHVTRKGLKSLNITLKTASFYPQVNAIEAYEILDIPLEASSTTVSALGVIQQSTGLELGWEDDPCSPISWDHVECEGSLVTSLELPNINLRSISPTFGDLLDLKKLNLHNTSLGGEIQNLGSLQHLEKLNLSFNRLTTFGSDLESLVNLQVLDLQHNRLQGTVPDSLGELEDLHLLNLENNRLQGALPPSLNRESLEVRTSGNLCLSFSAMACNDVSSTPSLETPQVTILDKKQHNSSVYNHLAIILSVTGGALLALLCISVAIFFYVRIKKSAHEVSYTQNIAADIRNWNSAKVFSHKEIKAATNNFKEVIGRGSFGSVYFGKLRDGKLVAVKVRFDKSQLGADSFVNEVCLLSQIRHQNLVTLEGFCYESKQQILVYEYLPGGSLADHLYGPKSRKVSLSWVRRLKIAVDAAKGLDYLHNGSEPRIIHRDVKCSNILLDVEMNAKVCDFGLSKQVTQADASHVTTVVKGTAGYLDPEYYTTQQLTEKSDVYSFGVVLLELICGREPLTHSGIPDSFNLVLWAKPYLQAGAYEVVDDSLKGSFDIESMRKAALVAVRSVERDASQRPTIAQVLAELKEAYSIQLAYLASIHDM, from the exons ATGGAGAAGAAAAGTTTCTGGGtgtttttcattttgttttctGGCTTTTGGGTACTTGCTTTATCTGATATTAAAGATG GTTTCTTGAGCTTATCTTGTGGTGGAACCTCAAATTATACTGATTCATCTGGTGTGTTATGGATCCCAgatagtgattatattagcttAGGCAACATAACTACCATTAAATACAATCAAAACAACTTCACAACAACTGTTTCAGCTCGGTATTTTCCAGTTTTCAGAAGTAGAAAGTGTTATAGGATACCATTAAAGAATACATCTTCTTTGGTTCTTATTAGAGCTAAGTTTGTGTACAAAAACTATGATGGTCTTGGTAAGCCTCCATCATTCTCTGTTTCACTTGGTACAGCCATTGTTGGCACTATAGACCTTGCCAAAAATGATCCTCAGATAGAAGAGTTTGTATGGCCAGTTAGTAAAGAGACATTGTCGTTTTGTTTGCTTGGTGTTCGACGAAAAGGCGCGCCTGTTATTTCTTCACTTGAGGTTAGACCACTTCCTCAGGGAGCTTACACAAGTGGTGTTGAAGATTTTCAACATAAGTCTCTTAGGAAGAATCATAGAATTAATTGTGGTTACACAAATGGTTCTCTTAG GTACCCTTTTGATCCATATGATAGAATATGGGATTCTGATATGAACTATACACCATTTCATGTGTCAGCTGGGTTTAAGATTCAACATAGTTTCAATGTGTCTGAAAGTCTTAAGGAGAGTCCTCCACCTGCCATTCTTCAAACTGCCAGAGTCTTGGCTAGAAGAGATGTTTTGACTTACAACTTGTCTCTTGATACTCTTGGTGACTGTTACATCATCCTATATTTTGCTGGGATTCTTCCTGTGTTTCCTTCTTTTGATGTTTTAATCAATGGGGAGGTTGTACAGTCAAACTATACTGTTAAAACTTCAGAAGTTAGTGCTTTACATGTTACAAGAAAAGGACTAAAAAGCTTGAATATCACACTTAAGACTGCAAGCTTCTATCCTCAAGTCAATGCAATTGAAGCATATGAGATCCTTGATATTCCATTAGAAGCTTCATCAACCACAG TTTCTGCTCTTGGGGTTATTCAACAGTCTACTGGTTTAGAACTTGGATGGGAGGATGATCCATGTTCTCCTATATCATGGGATCATGTTGAATGTGAAGGAAGCCTTGTCACATCATT GGAGCTTCCAAATATCAATCTGAGGTCAATTAGTCCAACGTTTGGTGACTTACTGGATCTTAAGAAATT GAATTTGCATAACACTTCTCTTGGTGGTGAAATTCAGAATTTGGGTAGCTTACAACATCTTGAGAAATT GAATCTGAGTTTCAATAGGCTAACAACCTTTGGTTCTGATTTGGAGAGCTTAGTTAATCTTCAAGTTTT GGATTTGCAACACAATAGATTACAAGGGACAGTTCCAGACAGCTTGGGAGAGTTGGAGGACCTTCATTTATT GAATCTTGAAAATAATAGGCTTCAAGGTGCTCTTCCACCATCTTTGAACAGAGAAAGTTTGGAAGTTAG AACATCTGGGAATCTTTGCCTTTCTTTCTCTGCAATGGCTTGCAACGACGTGTCGTCTACCCCTTCACTTGAGACACCCCAAGTTACCATCTTAGACAAAAAGCAGCACAATTCTTCTGTATATAACCATTTAGCTATTATACTTAGTGTCACTGGGGGTGCCTTGCTTGCTCTACTCTGTATCTCAGTAGCAATATTTTTCTATGTGAGGATTAAGAAAAGTGCTCATGAAGTCTCATACACACAAA ATATTGCAGCCGATATTCGAAACTGGAATTCAGCTAAAGTTTTCAGTCACAAAGAAATCAAAGCTGCAACCAATAACTTCAAGGAGGTGATTGGCCGAGGTAGCTTTGGATCAGTTTACTTTGGAAAGCTACGTGATGGAAAGCTTGTGGCTGTGAAAGTTCGTTTTGATAAATCCCAACTTGGAGCTGATTCTTTTGTCAATGAG GTGTGTCTCTTGTCACAAATTCGCCATCAAAATCTTGTGACTTTAGAAGGATTTTGCTATGAATCAAAGCAGCAAATACTTGTTTATGAGTATCTGCCCGGTGGATCATTGGCTGACCATCTTTATG GTCCAAAAAGCCGAAAAGTTTCGCTGAGCTGGGTTCGCAGACTGAAAATCGCAGTTGATGCTGCTAAAG GACTTGACTATCTACATAATGGGAGTGAACCAAGAATTATACACCGTGATGTGAAGTGTAGTAACATTCTTTTGGATGTGGAGATGAATGCTAAGGTTTGTGATTTTGGCCTCTCTAAGCAAGTGACTCAGGCAGATGCAAGTCATGTCACCACTGTTGTCAAAGGCACTGCTGGCTATCTTGATCCAGA ATATTATACAACTCAGCAGTTGACTGAGAAAAGTGATGTATACAGCTTTGGAGTTGTTCTTCTAGAGCTCATTTGTGGGAGAGAACCACTTACTCATTCTGGAATTCCAGATTCATTCAATCTAGTTCTATGG GCCAAACCATACTTACAGGCAGGTGCATATGAGGTTGTGGATGATAGCTTAAAGGGAAGTTTCGATATCGAAAGCATGAGAAAGGCAGCCTTGGTTGCTGTTAGGTCTGTGGAGAGAGACGCGTCACAGAGACCAACCATTGCACAAGTGTTGGCTGAGCTCAAAGAAGCTTACAGTATTCAACTGGCATATCTTGCATCTATTCATGACATGTGA
- the LOC115715164 gene encoding large ribosomal subunit protein uL13w encodes MVSGSGICAKRVVVDARHHMLGRLASIVAKELLNGQKVVVVRCEELCISGGLVRQKMKYLRFLRKRMNTKPSHGPIHFRAPAKIFWRTVRGMIPHKTKRGAAALERLKAYEGVPAPYDRTKRMVIPDALKVLRLQKGHKYCLLGRLSSEVGWNHYDTIRELEKKRKEKAQLSYERKKQLNKLRLKAETTADEKLGSQLDIISAVKY; translated from the exons ATGGTGTCAGGCTCAGGAATCTGCGCAAAGAGAGTGGTGGTGGACGCAAGGCACCACATGCTCGGTCGATTGGCGTCGATCGTAGCTAAGGAGCTTTTGAATGGTCAGAAAGTGGTCGTGGTTCGATGCGAGGAGCTTTGTATTTCGGGAGGTCTAGTGAGGCAGAAGATGAAGTACTTGAGGTTTCTCCGTAAGCGAATGAACACGAAGCCTTCCCATGGTCCCATTCACTTCCGTGCTCCCGCTAAGATCTTCTGGCGTACAGTTCGTGG AATGATCCCACACAAGACTAAGCGTGGTGCAGCTGCACTCGAGAGATTGAAGGCCTATGAAGGTGTTCCTGCGCCATATGATAGGACCAAGAGGATGGTGATCCCTGATGCTCTCAA GGTGTTGAGGTTGCAAAAGGGCCATAAATATTGCTTGTTGGGAAGGTTATCATCAGAGGTTGGATGGAACCATTATGACACCATCAGG GAACTTGAAAAGAAGAGGAAGGAGAAGGCTCAGCTGTCATACGAAAGGAAGAAGCAACTGAATAAACTTAGGTTGAAAGCTGAAACTACTGCAGATGAGAAATTAGGTTCCCAACTAGACATTATTTCTGCTGTCAAATACTAA
- the LOC115713933 gene encoding uncharacterized protein LOC115713933 gives MQIQCTWTRPQLRVKPSTFLTLSKQIRRRIGCPSKTRGLIPIAAAMSTSTTTPDNQVASNKDGSTHNPNPPLQIAKRLEKFKTTIFTQMSNLAVKHGAINLGQGFPNFDGPDFVKEAAIQAVKDGKNQYARGYGVPDLNSAIAERFKKDTGLVVDPEKEITVTSGCTEAIAATILGLINPGDEVILFAPFYDSYEATLSMAGAKVKGITLCPPDFALPIEELKSAISKNTRAILLNTPHNPTGKMFTREELNTIASLCIENDVLVFSDEVYDKLAFEMDHISIASLPGMYERTVTMNSLGKTFSLTGWKIGWAIAPPHLAWGVRQAHAFLTFATSTPMQWAAAAALRAPDSYYEELRRDYNAKKAILVEGLKAVGFKVYPSSGTYFVVVDHTPFGVANNDIEFCEYLIKEVGVVAIPTSVFYLNPEEGKNLVRFTFCKDEATLRAAVERMKEKLFRRK, from the exons aTGCAAATTCAGTGTACCTGGACACGCCCACAATTGCGGGTCAAACCTTCGACATTTCTAACGTTGTCGAAGCAAATAAGGAGAAGAATTGGGTGTCCTTCCAAAACACGAGGACTTATTCCTATTGCGGCCGCCATGTCCACCTCTACCACCACACCTGATAATCAGGTCGCTTCCAATAAAGATGGGTCAACCCACAACCCCAATCCGCCATTGCAG ATTGCAAAGCGTTTGGAGAAGTTCAAAACAACAATATTCACCCAAATGAGCAATCTAGCTGTTAAACATGGGGCGATAAACCTTGGTCAAGGATTCCCCAACTTTGACGGTCCTGATTTTGTGAAGGAAGCAGCGATTCAAGCCGTCAAGGATGGGAAGAATCAATATGCTCGTGGTTATGGAGTTCCAGACTTGAATTCAGCCATTGCTGAGCGATTCAAGAAAGATACGGGTCTTGTGGTGGACCCCGAGAAAGAAATTACTGTTACTTCTGGGTGCACTGAAGCTATAGCTGCTACTATATTGGGTTTGATAAATCCTGGTGATGAGGTTATCCTTTTTGCACCTTTTTATGATTCTTATGAGGCTACTTTATCCATGGCTGGTGCTAAAGTAAAGGGCATCACATTGTGCCCTCCGGATTTCGCTCTACCTATTGAGGAGCTCAAGTCAGCAATCTCGAAAAACACTCGTGCAATTCTTCTAAACACTCCCCATAATCCAACTGGAAAGATGTTCACTCGGGAAGAACTCAATACAATTGCATCTCTCTGCATTGAAAATGATGTGTTGGTTTTCTCAGATGAAGTTTATGATAAGTTGGCCTTTGAAATGGATCACATTTCTATAGCCTCTCTTCCAGGAATGTATGAGCGAACAGTGACAATGAATTCACTAGGTAAGACATTCTCGTTGACGGGTTGGAAGATCGGATGGGCAATAGCTCCTCCACATCTGGCATGGGGAGTCAGGCAAGCACATGCCTTTCTCACATTTGCTACCTCCACTCCTATGCAGTGGGCTGCTGCCGCGGCTCTTAGAGCTCCAGACTCTTACTATGAGGAGCTGAGGCGGGATTACAATGCAAAGAAGGCGATTTTGGTTGAAGGGTTGAAAGCTGTTGGATTCAAGGTTTATCCATCAAGTGGGACTTACTTTGTGGTTGTAGATCACACCCCTTTCGGGGTAGCCAACAATGACATTGAGTTTTGCGAGTATTTAATCAAAGAAGTCGGGGTTGTAGCCATACCGACGAGTGTATTTTACTTGAACCCGGAAGAAGGAAAGAACTTAGTGAGGTTTACCTTCTGTAAAGATGAAGCAACTCTTAGAGCTGCTGTAGAAAGAATGAAGGAGAAGCTCTTCAGAAGAAAGTAA
- the LOC115714152 gene encoding cytochrome b5 — protein MGGDKKVYTFAECSEFNNRDKCWLVIRGKVYDVTKFLDDHPGGDDVILSSTGKDATNDFEDVGHSTSAYSMMDDFYIGDIDTTTIPSKVTYTPPKQPHYNQDKTPEFIIKILQVLVPLLILGVAVGIRFYTKSAQA, from the exons ATGGGAGGAGACAAAAAAGTTTACACCTTTGCTGAGTGTTCTGAGTTCAACAACCGCGACAAATGTTGGCTCGTCATCCGCGGAAAG GTATATGATGTAACAAAATTCTTGGATGACCATCCTGGTGGTGATGATGTCATACTATCTAGCACAG GAAAGGATGCAACTAATGATTTTGAGGATGTGGGGCATAGTACAAGTGCTTACTCAATGATGGATGATTTCTACATAGGAGATATTGACACAACAACTATTCCTTCTAAGGTGACATACACACCACCAAAACAGCCTCATTATAACCAGGACAAGACACCAGAGTTCATCATCAAGATCCTCCAAGTACTTGTTCCTCTTCTAATTTTGGGTGTAGCCGTCGGAATTCGCTTCTACACCAAGTCAGCTCAAGCTTAA